The genomic region GTATTGAAAGCAGGAGAGAATACATTGCGTATTCATTTCAAATCCGTTTTTAAAGAAAAAATGGAGGACTATTTAAATGCTCCATTTAAACTTCAAGCATGGCCGAACAACGATCAGAATTCGGAAATTTGGTTGAGTTTATATGCAAGAAAAGCGGGTTTTCACTTTGGATGGGACTGGGGGCCACGTTTAATTACTTCGGGTATTTGGCGTCCAGTATACTTAGAAGTTTGGAACGATGTGAAGTTGGAAAGTGTACAAATTATTCAAGAAAACGTATCGAAAAAGTCAGCTGATATTACGTCTATTTTCGAAGTGGAATCAACAAAAGATAATGCAACGGCAACGTTAGAGATTTCTTCGGAAGCTTTCTCAACAGTAAAGAAACAAGTGACATTAAAAGCGGGTATCAACAAGATTCCTGTGAGCTTGAAAATGAAAAACCCTAAGCTTTGGTGGTCGAACGGATTGGGTGATCCTAACTTATATACTTTCGATTATAAAGTGACTTCTGGAAATAGTATCGATACAAAATCAATTACTACGGGTATCCGATCGATTCGAGTTTTGAGAGAAAAAGAGGAAGACGGACAAAGCTTTACTGTAGAGTTAAATGGTGTTCCTGTATTTATGAAAGGAGCCAACTATATTCCTTTACATAATTTCCAAGATCAGGTAACAGAGGATAAATATCAGTATTACATTCAACAAGCAAAAGTATCGAACATGAACATGATTCGTGTTTGGGGTGGAGGTATTTACGAAGAAGATATTTTCTATGATTTATGTGATCAGAATGGACTTTTAGTATGGCAAGACATCATGTTTGCTTGTGGAATGTTCCCAAGAGATGAAGAATATTTGGCAAATGTAACCGAAGAAGTAAAAGACAATGTAAAGCGTTTAAGAAATCACCCAAGTATTGCACTTTGGAACGGTAACAACGAAAACGAAATCTCTTGGTACGGATGGGGTTGGAAAGATAAATACACAGAGGAAGAGCAAAAAATCTATGTAGCCAGCTTAGAAAACCTTTTCTATAAAGTGATTCCAGAGGCGATTAATAGTATGGATGAAACACGTTATTATCATCCAACATCACCGAACACGGGATATAATGATATTTCTGAAAACTTTGGTGATGTACACTTATGGGATACGAAAGGTGACGCTCCATTAACTATTTACGATGAGGTGGTTGGTCGATTCATGTCAGAATACGGTTTCCAATCTTATCCAGAAATGGAATCCATCAAAAAATTTACTGATGATTGGGAGAGAAATAAAACATCTGAAACAATGTTTGCACACAATAGAGCAAGACAAGATCAGACGAGAGACCCTAACTTCGGTAACCAAGCGATCGAGCGTAAAATGGGAACGTATTATGGTATTCCAGAAGACTTCGAAAACTATGTATACCGCACTCAGATACTTCATGCAAAAGCCACTAAAATAGCGATCGAAGCACATCGTAGAAACATGCCTAACTGTATGGGTACATTGTATTGGCAGTTGAACGATTGCTGGCCAGCGGTATCTTGGGCAACTATCGATTTCTATGGAAAATGGAAAGCACCTCAATACATGGTTAGAGATGTTTACGAAAACACTATCGCTCCAGTCATTGTAGAGAAAGACCAACTAAGAGTGTACATCGTTACCGATGAGCTGAAAGAACAAAAAGCACAGTTAATCGTAAGAATGCAAACTTTAGCAGGTAAAGAATTGATGAAGGAGAAATCGTCGATTACTATTGCAGCTAACACTAGCCAAGTGTATTTCGAAAAGAAAGTAGAAGAGCTTCTTAAAGGTGTAGATAAAAACAACGTAGTTCTTGATGTATCTGTGATGAACGGTGCAAAAGAATTAGCCAAGAATATTTTCCACTTTGCTCCAGAAAAAGATTTGAAATTACAATCGGGTGTAGTGAAGAGCGAAATCAAACAAGCAAAAGACAAAACAATCATTACCCTTACAGCAAGCAGCTATACAAAAAATGTATTCTTATCCTCACCAGGTGTAGATGGTCACTTTAGCAATAACTACTTTGATATTCTTCCTGGAGAAACAGTAGAAGTAGAGTTTACTGGAGCTGATAAAGCACCAAAAGGAATTTCTATAAAATCATTTGCAGATTTTACAGACGTAGTTAACTAACCTACTAAGTGCCGAGGCCTTCACAGCAGGTCTCGGCTTTCTTACTTTTCATCATCGCCAGCTTTCCCCACATCAACAATATAAATACAAATTGATATGAAAATAATTATTACTTCCCTATTGCTTTTGAGCATCCTCTTTGGTTGTGAAACTACAAAGACTTCCAACGATACTACCTCTATTTTTCAAGATACGCTACAATTAAAAAACGATTTTCTAACGGTTAAAGTCAAAACCTTTGGAGCTGAATTGATTTCGATTCAATCCAATCAAGACCAACAAGAATATTTATGGCAGGGCGATACAATTTCATGGCAAGATCACGCTATTGTCCAATTTCCTATTGTCTGCAATGTAAAAGATGATAAGTATACTTTTGAAGGAAAGGAATACGAAATAATGTCTCACGGTTTCGGAAGAGTAAGTCAGTATACAGTTGATATCCTTTCGGATACCTCTGTAATCTTAAGCATACAAAGTGATGAAAACACCAAGAAAATGTATCCTTTCGATTTTACCTATGCCGTATCCTATACTTTGATAAACAATAAGGTAAATGTGAGTTTTGATATCAAAAACTCCGGGTCGAAAGAGATGTTTTACTCTTCGGGGTATCACCCTGGGTTTAATTGTCCGTTAGATGACAATGCAACTTTCTCCGATTATCAATTATCATTCGAAAAAGAAGAAACCATAGAGAGCCTCACTTTAGAAAAAGGAATGGTGACCTCTCAAAAAAGACCTTTTTTAAACGCTAATTCTAATTTTGCCCTTACTAAAAAAGCATTCGAGCAAGATGTGTTTATTCTAGAAAAGCCATCTTCGAAAACAGTATCTATCAATAAAATTAACGCTACAGAGCAAGATAAATCGGTAGTACTCACTTTTGGTGATGTGCCTTATTTAGGTATTTGGTCGCCTTCAAACGAGAGTCCGTTTGTCTGCATTGAACCTTGGTTTGGCTTGCCAGACGATGAAGGTGATCGCGTAGATTTTAACGAGAAAAAAGCAATACGACACTTACAGCCAAATGATAAATTTCAATGGGACTTTGCTATGGAGTTCCGTTAACAGCTACTTAAATCTTTTATAAATTAAAAACACGTGAAATGAAAAAACTTACTTTTTTAGTGTTCTGTCTATTGGGATGGAATACTTTATTTGCACAGGTAATGATTGATGAAAAGTTTAATAACCTGAGCAGTAATTGGAAGGCGGTGAATCTTTCTGGAGGAGGAAGTCACCAAGTTTCTAACGGACAATTAACGATTACTCCGAACAACAACTCTTGGTACGGAGTGTACAACAATCAAGCACTTTCGGGACACTTCTATATTGAAGTGGAATTTACAGCCGACGATAATGTTGGCTTAGCACTCTTCAAAAAAAATGGAAATAATGCAGATGTATCCAACTACTCGATGATTACCGTCGAGAACAATAGCGGTACGCCTGTTGTACAAATTCGAGATAAACAAAACGGACAATCGGATGTCTTAGACAATACAGGTTGGGCCGATAAAAACTTGAGATACAAAAACACTTTGAATGCACAAACACACTCGGTACCTTTTACAAGCACCAACAAAAAGTTTAGAATCTTCCGACATGAAGGAGAGAAGTTTATTCACTTTTTCTACGAAGTAAAGAAGAACGTAGATGGACAGGAAGCTGTTGGTTGGCAAGAATTGGCACCATCGAAAGAATGGAATCAGTTAAGCGGCGAATTCTATTTGGGTTTAGTGGCATTAGGTGGATCTGCCACTTTCGATAATGCCTATGCAACCACAAAACCTAAAGTCGATAAAGACGATACCAATACAGGTTTTAGTGCACAAAGAAGAGAGTTAAATTGGTCGGGATATTTTGGAGAAGCATTAGTGGTAACTTTCGATAAGAATGATGCACCACTAACAGATGGTAAAAGAAAGTTTGTCTTCTGGAGTGAACTTAATTATGTGCCTTCATGGTATTTAGACGACAGTTTGATGTACACTTACGAGTTTGTAGAAACTTGGGGTGGAGGAAATCCGGGTTGTCACGAACCGATGTCGGATAGAATTTTACGCTATTCGAATGTTACCTTAGATTATGATGGAGCCGATTACAAAATTGTACATTGGGAATATGCGTTAATCGATCCAGATTATAAATCACCAGACGATGGGCAGGGTGCACAAATTCCATGGGTAGATGAATGGTATAAAATCTATCCTGATGGTACCATTTTGAGAAAAATTAGGTACAAAGCGAAGTTGGATACCAACTTCAGAAATTGGCATGAGTTGACAGAATTTATCGTTATTTCTGGTCATACCACAGATCCATCAGAACATTTGAGTAATCCAAGCTTATCCATTTGGCCTATCAATGGAAATAGTCAGTCTTACCACCCAACAGGTCATGGAAACAACTATGAACAATCGAATAATGATGCTACGTTAATTGGCATCCATTTTAAAGATCATCCAGATGTGGTTAGTGCTTTTAACGACAATGCTTCTAATCCGGAAACTTATGCAGGAGAGGGGATCACTTTCTATAAAACATGGCACGATGCCTACTACCATATGTCGCATTGGCCAGTAAATAAGGAGCAATACTATACTGATGATTTTAAATCTCAGACGACTTGGAAAGAGCAAGTGAAACACGCATCATTAGGTGGAGCAGGTGTTTATGGCGGGTCAAACTGGAATAACAATTATCAGATTGATACAGATGGAAGAAAATATAGAGAATGGATTTCCTATTTATCATTAAGTACAAAAGGTGATTTCGCCTCTAAAAAAGCCGATATCGAAGCATGGTTAACTGATACTTGGAATTGGGATCCGACGGGAACAACACCAGAACCTCCAGTCGATCCAACGCCTCCTCCAACAGAAACAACTAACGTAGCCTTAAATAAAAATGTGGTGACAAGCAGTGTTTCTCAAGGAAATCAAGGCAGCAATGCGGTTGATGGTGATGGAAACACACGTTGGGAATCGAATCATTCCGATAATCAGTGGCTATATGTTGATTTAGGACAGACGTATTCCGTAAGCAGTGTAGAAATTGATTGGGAAGCGGCTTATTCTTCTTCTTATAAAATTGAGGTATCGAACAACGCCAATAATTGGACAGAAGTATACAGTACCTCATCTGCAAATGGAGGAACTGATGTGATTAACTTTACACCAACGAATGCACAATATGTTCGTTTATACGGTCAACAAAGAGCAACGAATTGGGGACATTCCCTCTATGAATTTAGAGTGATGGGAGAAGTGCCATCAGTGGTAGAACCTGTAGAATTAGCCTACAATAAAAGCGTTACTACATCGAGTGTTTCTCAAGGAAATCAAGGCAGTAATGCGGTTGATGGTGATGGAAACACACGTTGGGAATCGAATCATTCCGATAATGAGTGGTTGTATGTCGATTTGGGAGCATCTTACGATTTAAGTAAAGTAGAAATCGATTGGGAAGCTGCCTATTCTTCTTCTTATAAAATCGAATTATCCAATGATGCAAGCAATTGGACAGAAGTGTATAGTACCTCTTCTGGAAACGGTGGATCAGAACAAATTACAATATCAGGAAGTGGTCGATATGTTCGTTTATACGGACAACAAAGAGCCACAGGCTGGGGACATTCTTTGTATGAAATTAGAGTCTATGGAAATCCACTTTCAAACACAAGAACGATTCCTCATCAGGTTACAGGTGAACCAGTGTTTAAAGTTTTCCCTAACCCAGCTTCTACTCATTTAACGATAAAAACATCCCTTCATGAAGCATCTCAAAAAATAGCAAAGTTAATCAACTTCCAAGGAGCTTTAGTTGCACAAATGCCTATTGAAATGGAAATAACTGAACTAGATGTGAATGATATTCCTGATGGAGTATATATTCTATTAATTGAGCGAAATGGTGAAATAGAAAGTAGACAGAAGATAATAATAAAATAGCTGTGTGATATATATTCTTTGGCGTAAGTGTCAAAAGGCTATCTCTTTTTTTGAGATAGCCTTTCTTTTATTTAAAAGTTCCGATTTCTTTCACATCTTCTTCAAAATTGTCTCTTATTTCTTTAGCATTATTCTTCACTTTCGCTCTATAATTATAGATGGTATTTACAGAGTAACGAAGCAAATGGGCAATCTTAGAACTATCAGTAATACCTATGCGGATCAAGGCAAAAATTCGAAGTTCTGTATTCAACATTTGTCCTTTTTTAAGGGTGATTTGTGCATCATCTTTAAGGAGGCTATTGAATTCCTCAACAAACTCAGGATAGATATCCAAGAAGGCCTTATCAAATATAGAATAGAATTTATTGATCTCGATTTCTATATGTTCGTCGTTTTTAGAAATGTTCAATAGTTCCTGATGTTTCTTAGCGACTACTAAACTTTTTACCTTCAATCGATAATCATTTAGCTTGTCGATAAACTCAGAATAGATCTTGATAAAGTTACCGATATAAGCCTCCTTCACACTATTTGATTCTGAAATACGATTGTAGGAATTTTTTAGTTGTAACATCGTATTTTCTAACTGATCGTTTACCTCTTTTAATTGGGAATTGATATCTGTTAGTTCATTTCTTGCCTTGGCAATATTTTGTTTCTGACGGAACAAAGAAATCAAACTCAAGGCCAATATTATTGCAAGGATAGTGATGATCCCCATCACAAGGTATAAGCTCTTTTGCTGTTCTGTTTTCTTTAATTGAAATGCTTCTAGTATTAATGAAAACAACTTGGTTATTTCTGTAGATCTTACTTTTGAATTAAAGAAAATTGCATCTTCAAATGAAAATTTAATGTATTCATAGGCTTCATCTACCTTTTGTTCGTAATAGATAATTTTAGCCAATTTTGTTAGAGATATATTATCTTTTCTAGCGGCTTTAATATCAGAAATAGCCGAAATAATCAGGTATTTTTTCTCCTTTTCTCTCATTCTTGCCATTTCATAGATTAAGGCCCTTTGAAAAGTGACATATGAGAATTTTTCTGTTCCCATCTCGGCATCAGCCAAACGTACAGAATTAACAGCTAACGATTCTTTATATTTTTTCTGATCGAGTAATTCCCATTCTTTCGAGTAAAGGTATTCATCAGTTTGTTTTTCCAATAAGGCTATCAAAGAGTCAGTATAAAGCTTGTATTCATAGGCATAAGCTTTTCGAGCATCATAGGTAAATGAAAAGTAGTCCAAATCAGAATATACTTTTCGGTAGCAGTTATAATATAGTTTAAGTAGTTCTTTGTTTAATTCAGAAGAATTAATTTTTAATAATAAATCCTCTGATTGTTTATAATGTCCAGAAGACGCTAAACTATATGCCAGCTGTAGCCTTGTCTCGTTTATAAGAAGTTGATTATTAAGTGCTTTTGCAACTTTCTTATTATGTTCAATATACCTAAGTGTAGAATCAAAAGAATAGGCGGAGTATTCTTTAATGATTTTTTTATTGATTTGATAAAGTTGTTCATTCGAAAGATCACTTTCTTGTTTTAACTGCTTTAACTCATTGATCTTATTTTTTCTGATGTTGTCGTAATATTCCCTTTTTTGCATGTTTTGTTCTAAAACAACAAGTAAGGAATCAATTTCTTTTTGATCAGCAAGAATGGTGAATGGTAAAAAAAATAATGATAGTAGTATTAATAGTATCTTATTTAAATATTTCATCTATTATCTAAAAAATGAGATGTACATCTCTATGTATAATTCAAAAAGTATCATTTCTAATTAGATCAAAGATAACGTATTCTTATTATTTGACCGCTGAATCCCTATACTTTACACCATAAACTCTACTGAAATATTGCTTAAAGTAGTCCAATCCTTCAATTTTTTTATAACTCTTTTGTGTGAATTGTTGTACATACTGACCAGGACGATGAGGATCTTCGGTTAAATTCATTTGATAAACAAACACAATTTTTCCTTCGCCTTTGCCTTTCCATCCATCAAAACTACCAAAACGTAAATCGTTAATATTATATGTAGTATCATCTATTTTTTCTACAGTATAATACCCTTTAGTCACATAAAGAAGATCTTTTAGCTTTGGAGTTAACTCTATATTATTTAAGAGATCATGGTGTTTGGGAGAGGAGCTAAAAGTTACCTCTTCATCGTTATCAAAAACGGAATAGAACCCTGTATAATATTCATCTTCTGAGTTTACACTGGCAGACCATAGCCAAATATTCATCGGAGTGGTTTTTACAATCATGTCACTATATTGAATATTTTCTTCTTGTAATGCTTGTGTAAAAACATTCTTCGCTTTGTGTTGCATGACAAAACCTAATGCTAAATACGAAGTGCTAATGATTAAGCCGGCATAATTCAATTGTCTTCTGATTTTACTTCTTTTAGGTTTACATAATGACCATATCAGAAGTATCATAAAAGGCAATGTGTAATGTGGATCTACAACAAATACAGAATAAGTGGCAAAACCATAAGATGAAAATGGATATAAAAGTTGTGTGCCCCAAGTAGTACATGTATCCAACATAGAGTGAGTTAGAAACCCTAAGAAAAATAACAAAGTCCAGTCTTTGAAAGTATCTTGATCTTTACCATAAATTCTATGCAGTAAATAGCCAAAAAGAGGGGAAGCCAGGAAACAGAAAAGTAATGAGTGGGTGATACTTCTATGGAAAGTAAGTTCCCCGACGGTATCTAAAAAAGGATTAGCCAGAACATCTAAATCTGGGATGGTGCCTGCTATTGCTCCAAAAATACTTGCCCTAATTCCAATTTTTTTTCCTAGTACTGCTTCGCCAACCGATGCCCCTAATACTACTTGTGTTAGTGAGTCCATTTACACTTGTTAAACATTATTAAATTAAAGTCCTGATTTTCACATATAAAAAGATAACATGATGTACTTTTTTTATGCTCAAAATTTAGGAGGAATATTTGTTTTGCTAACGCTGTTGTTAGTTAAGTAAATTTTTTAAATAATCAATTTTCTTTTTCAATCATACTTAGTTCTTACTAGCAACTTAAATCAATTTTCAATCTAACTAATGCTATTATTATGAAATTTAGTCAATTCATCATCGCGACAATCTTTACTATCAGTGCAGTATCATGTGCACAAGAAGCCAAAAAAGAAGAAGTAAAAGAAGTAGAAACAGAGGTAGAGGTAGTTGAAGTGAAAGAAGAAGTTGTTGTTGAAAACGATTCTGCTGCAGTGGTTGCAGAAGAAGTAGTCGTTGAAACAGAGGAAGTAAAATCTGAGTAATTATCATTACTAATAATCAAATGATAACACATCAAGTATTTTTTAATTTAAGGTTTATATAAGGGATACATACTTGATGTTGCTCAATGAAGAGAAGTCAGTAATCGACTTCTCTTTTTTTGTTTTTTATAATGTGTGTGGTGTTAATCGAAGAACCAATTGATGTAAATGGAGGAAAAATCGCCGTTGGTTGAATAAATCCGAACTTTTATTGAATTTATTTTTTCTAAAGCTTTGAAAGGTAAATCTTTGCAGTAGAAAACATAACTTTCACGACCTAATTTATTTATAAAGCGCCTTATTCTATCAAGAGCAATGAAACTGAAGATATTAATCACATTATTAATCTTACCAACCCTAGTATTTTCACAAAGACCCGATGGTGGTAAAAATGGAAAAAATGGGCAACGTCCTAAAATTGGAACTGTTACCGGTAAAATTTCAGATGCAGATACTCAAGATAATCTTGAATTTGTAACTGTTGCACTCTACGCTGTTAGAGACACTTCATTTATTACTGGAGCATCGTCCGATCAACAAGGTCGCTTTAAAGTGAGTGAGGTACCTGCAGGTAAAATGTTTGCAAAGATCTCTTTTATAGGGTATGATGAATACATTTCAGAACCCTTTATCATAAAACCTGATCAAAAGGATAAGTTTCTTGGGAATATCACTTTACAATCTTCTGCTAAAAGTTTAGACGAAGTAACAGTAACAGCAGAGAGAGATGTAATGGAGTTAGGTATTGATAGAAAAACATTTAATGTGAGTCAGGACCTTAATTCGGTAGGAGGTTCTATGACTGATGCCTTAAAAAATATTCCTTCAATAGATGTAGATTCTGAAGGAACATTAAGCCTTAGAGGTAGCGAAAATGTGACTATTTTTATTGATGGTAAACCTTCAAACTTAACCAGTTCTTCTGATGCTGATATATTGGATCAAATTCCGGCGAGTTCTATTGAAAGAGTTGAAGTGATTACCAATCCATCTGCAAAGTATGATCCTGAAGGCACAAGTGGTATTATCAATATTATTTTAAAGAAAGATAGAAAAGGAGGAATTAATGGTAATGTTTCAGCTAGTGTCGGTAACAATAATAAATATAATCTTTCTGCAGGTGTGAATGCCAGAGTGAGTAAAGTAAATGTTTACGCAAATTATTCAGGCAGATACCAAGAGCGCTATGTAGATAAAACACAACATCAGAATAATCTTGATGCTAACGGTAATATCACTGACTATAACAATCAGACATCACATAGAGATGACCAGAGGTATTCTCACTTATTTAAAGGGGGAATAGATTACGATATCAATGATTACAATAATGTATACTTTTCTGCTACTTATAATACAGGATATAATAACAAAAATGAGCAGTTGAATTTGGATTATTTTAATGCTGATGGTTCGGTAATAGATAAAGTATATAGAGTCAACGAAACCAATAGAAATTCTGAAAATCAAGAATATAATTTTGGGTACCGAAAGACCTTTGTTAACCCAGGTCAAAGCTTGGATATCTCCGGACAATATTCTGATGGTTTAAGAACTACAGATGGTTTTTATACAGAGTATGATAACACAAATGGGTTAGTCTCTGACCCTATGTTTGAGCAACGCAATAATAGCCCTGAAAGAAATAAAATCTACTTAGGACAAATTGATTATGTACAACCTATTGGAGAGAAAGGAACGCTAGAAACGGGTTGGAGATCAACAGGAAGAGATATTGAAACAGACTTCTTTTCTGAAAGTATGAATGGTGGAATGTGGACTCCTGATGATTCCTTGAACAATAATTTTAACTACAGCGAACAAGTACATGCGTTGTATGTAATGTATCGACATGACTTTGGTAATTGGGGATTACAAGGTGGTTTAAGAGCGGAACAGGCGTATACAACATCTCAACTTGAAGATAATGCAGTAACTGAAGCACAGACAGTTCATAACGACTATTTTGCTTTATATCCGACATTACATATCGCTTATAAATTCTCTGATATGCGTGAAGCATCTATTGGTTATAGCCGTAGAGTAAATCGTCCAAGGGGTAGAACATTAAATCCATTTCCCGATTACTCAAACCCACAATCACTGAGACAAGGTAACCCTTATCTACAGCCAGAATTTATTGATGCATTAGAAGCTACTTACCAGCATGGTTGGGAAAATATTACACTTACGGGTAGTCTTTATTATAGATATACACATGATGCCATTCAGAGAGTACAGTCTGCTAGACCAGATGGTGTGATGGTCATGACTTGGGATAATGTGGATAACTCACAAAGTTATGGAGCAGAAGCGATTGCCACATACAATATGACAAGTTGGTGGAAGTTTACAGGTAGTGCCAATGTTTATAATCTTATTATTTCTGGTGATGCCGGAGATTTAGATCTATCCAATCAAGCTTGGGCAATGACAGGTAAATTGATGTCATCAACTAATTTAACCAAGACGCTATCTTTACAAGTAACAGGAAGATTTAGCTCGAAAAGAGCAACAGCACAAGGATATATTGCTCCGATGGGAGGAGTAGATATGGCTGTTTCTCAAAAATTATTTAAAGGCAAGGGTACTTTACAAGCGAGGGTGACCGATGTATTCAATACTTATAAATTCAACGTTTACAGCGAA from Flammeovirga agarivorans harbors:
- a CDS encoding TonB-dependent receptor family protein, translated to MKLKILITLLILPTLVFSQRPDGGKNGKNGQRPKIGTVTGKISDADTQDNLEFVTVALYAVRDTSFITGASSDQQGRFKVSEVPAGKMFAKISFIGYDEYISEPFIIKPDQKDKFLGNITLQSSAKSLDEVTVTAERDVMELGIDRKTFNVSQDLNSVGGSMTDALKNIPSIDVDSEGTLSLRGSENVTIFIDGKPSNLTSSSDADILDQIPASSIERVEVITNPSAKYDPEGTSGIINIILKKDRKGGINGNVSASVGNNNKYNLSAGVNARVSKVNVYANYSGRYQERYVDKTQHQNNLDANGNITDYNNQTSHRDDQRYSHLFKGGIDYDINDYNNVYFSATYNTGYNNKNEQLNLDYFNADGSVIDKVYRVNETNRNSENQEYNFGYRKTFVNPGQSLDISGQYSDGLRTTDGFYTEYDNTNGLVSDPMFEQRNNSPERNKIYLGQIDYVQPIGEKGTLETGWRSTGRDIETDFFSESMNGGMWTPDDSLNNNFNYSEQVHALYVMYRHDFGNWGLQGGLRAEQAYTTSQLEDNAVTEAQTVHNDYFALYPTLHIAYKFSDMREASIGYSRRVNRPRGRTLNPFPDYSNPQSLRQGNPYLQPEFIDALEATYQHGWENITLTGSLYYRYTHDAIQRVQSARPDGVMVMTWDNVDNSQSYGAEAIATYNMTSWWKFTGSANVYNLIISGDAGDLDLSNQAWAMTGKLMSSTNLTKTLSLQVTGRFSSKRATAQGYIAPMGGVDMAVSQKLFKGKGTLQARVTDVFNTYKFNVYSEGIGFNSDMTYDWESRVGYLTFSYRFGQAAKKPKKKGKSSSSEDSMDMMD